One window from the genome of Nocardioides panaciterrulae encodes:
- a CDS encoding DNA gyrase/topoisomerase IV subunit A, with translation MARPTKQELPDDFEEHILDTDIKQEMESSFLEYAYSVIYSRALPDARDGLKPVQRRILYTMNDMRLLPDRGHVKSARVVGEVMGRLHPHGDSAIYDAMVRMAQPWSMRLPFIDGHGNFGSPDDSPAAMRYTEARMAPAAVAMTASIDEDTVDFRPNYDSREFEPSVLPAAIPNLVVNGTTGIAVGMATNMAPHNLVEVVQALRHLINHPNTDVDGLMRFIPGPDLPTGGKIVGLEGIRDAYETGRGTFRMRATARVESVTPRRKGIVVTQLPYGVGTEKVIERIKTLVQGKKLQGISDIKDLTDREKGLRLVIEVKNGFHPEALLEQLYKLTPMEDTFGINNVALVDGQPRTLGLRELLRVFLDHRFEVVRRRSQFRRNKKAERLHLVDGLLIALLDIDEVIQVIRTSDDAAAARERLISVFDLSQAQADYILEMQLRRLTRFSRIELEKEQETLRREIEELDAILNDEKLRWKVVSEELAEVAKTYGTPRRTVLLESAGTAVTAASVPLEVADDPCFAFLSSTGLLARSTTDGAIGSGGDRANHDVVVSAVRTTVRGEVGVVTSRGRLVKLSVLDLPAIPASANDPNLQGGVPLSEVVQLEAGERVLALSALPTEGPGLALGTRQGVVKRVNPEVLAREEWEVVSLKDGDEVVGAVELVTGEETLCFITSDAQLLHFGADAVRPQGRSGGGIAGVRVTAGERVVWFGVVDPAAPDGSVVVTASGSSTALPGTEPGSVKVTPFAEYPAKGRATGGVRCHRFLKGEDALVFAWAGTAPARASATSGAPVELPPATGRRDGSGVPVAQPIAACAGPVSLRVDGPVAG, from the coding sequence ATGGCACGGCCCACCAAGCAGGAGCTCCCCGACGACTTCGAGGAGCACATCCTCGACACCGACATCAAGCAGGAGATGGAGTCGTCGTTCCTGGAGTACGCCTACTCCGTCATCTACTCCCGGGCGCTCCCCGACGCGCGCGACGGCCTCAAGCCGGTGCAGCGCCGGATCCTCTACACGATGAACGACATGCGGCTGCTGCCCGACCGCGGCCACGTGAAGAGCGCCCGCGTCGTCGGTGAGGTGATGGGTCGGCTGCACCCCCACGGCGACAGCGCGATCTACGACGCGATGGTGCGGATGGCCCAGCCCTGGTCGATGCGGCTGCCGTTCATCGACGGCCACGGCAACTTCGGCTCGCCGGACGACTCCCCCGCCGCGATGCGCTACACCGAGGCCCGGATGGCGCCCGCGGCCGTCGCGATGACCGCCTCCATCGACGAGGACACCGTCGACTTCCGGCCCAACTACGACAGCCGGGAGTTCGAGCCCTCGGTGCTGCCGGCCGCGATCCCCAACCTGGTCGTCAACGGCACCACCGGCATCGCGGTCGGCATGGCCACCAACATGGCGCCGCACAACCTCGTCGAGGTCGTCCAGGCGCTGCGCCACCTGATCAACCACCCGAACACCGACGTGGACGGGCTGATGCGGTTCATCCCGGGCCCGGACCTGCCGACGGGCGGCAAGATCGTCGGCCTCGAGGGGATCCGCGACGCCTACGAGACCGGGCGCGGCACCTTCCGGATGCGCGCGACCGCGCGGGTGGAGTCGGTCACGCCGCGCCGCAAGGGCATCGTCGTGACCCAGCTGCCGTACGGCGTGGGCACCGAGAAGGTCATCGAGCGGATCAAGACCCTGGTCCAGGGCAAGAAGCTCCAGGGCATCTCCGACATCAAGGACCTCACCGACCGCGAGAAGGGGCTGCGCCTGGTCATCGAGGTCAAGAACGGCTTCCACCCCGAGGCCCTGCTGGAGCAGCTGTACAAGCTGACGCCGATGGAGGACACCTTCGGCATCAACAACGTGGCGCTGGTCGACGGCCAGCCCCGCACGCTCGGCCTGCGAGAGCTGCTCCGGGTCTTCCTCGACCACCGGTTCGAGGTCGTACGGCGCCGCTCGCAGTTCCGGCGCAACAAGAAGGCCGAGCGGCTGCACCTCGTGGACGGCCTGCTGATCGCGCTGCTCGACATCGACGAGGTCATCCAGGTCATCCGGACCAGTGACGACGCCGCCGCGGCCCGCGAGCGGCTGATCTCGGTCTTCGACCTCTCCCAGGCCCAGGCCGACTACATCCTCGAGATGCAGCTGCGCCGGCTGACCCGCTTCAGCCGGATCGAGCTGGAGAAGGAGCAGGAGACGCTGCGCCGCGAGATCGAGGAGCTCGACGCGATCCTGAACGACGAGAAGCTGCGCTGGAAGGTCGTCTCCGAGGAGCTCGCGGAGGTCGCCAAGACCTACGGCACGCCCCGGCGCACCGTCCTGCTGGAGTCGGCCGGCACCGCGGTGACCGCCGCGAGCGTGCCGCTGGAGGTCGCCGACGACCCGTGCTTCGCGTTCCTCTCCTCCACCGGGCTGTTGGCGCGCTCCACCACCGACGGGGCGATCGGCTCCGGCGGCGACCGCGCCAACCACGACGTGGTGGTCTCGGCGGTGCGCACGACCGTCCGGGGCGAGGTCGGCGTGGTGACCTCGCGTGGACGGCTGGTCAAGCTCAGCGTGCTGGACCTGCCGGCGATCCCCGCCTCGGCGAACGACCCGAACCTGCAGGGCGGCGTACCGCTCAGCGAGGTGGTCCAGCTGGAGGCGGGCGAGCGGGTCCTCGCCCTGTCCGCGCTGCCCACCGAGGGGCCGGGCCTGGCGCTCGGCACCCGCCAGGGAGTGGTGAAGCGGGTCAACCCCGAGGTGCTCGCCCGCGAGGAGTGGGAGGTGGTCTCGCTCAAGGACGGCGACGAGGTGGTCGGCGCGGTCGAGCTGGTCACCGGCGAGGAGACGCTCTGCTTCATCACCTCCGACGCGCAGCTCCTGCACTTCGGGGCGGACGCGGTCCGTCCCCAGGGCCGCTCCGGCGGCGGCATCGCGGGCGTCCGGGTCACCGCCGGCGAGCGCGTGGTCTGGTTCGGCGTGGTCGACCCCGCGGCCCCGGACGGGTCGGTCGTGGTGACCGCCTCCGGCTCCTCGACCGCGCTGCCCGGCACCGAGCCGGGCTCGGTCAAGGTCACGCCCTTCGCCGAGTACCCGGCCAAGGGCCGCGCCACCGGCGGGGTGCGCTGCCACCGGTTCCTCAAGGGGGAGGACGCGCTGGTCTTCGCCTGGGCCGGCACCGCCCCCGCCCGGGCGTCCGCGACCAGCGGCGCCCCCGTCGAGCTTCCACCCGCCACCGGCCGACGGGACGGCTCCGGCGTCCCCGTGGCCCAGCCGATCGCCGCCTGCGCGGGTCCCGTGTCCTTGCGCGTGGACGGGCCCGTGGCAGGGTGA
- a CDS encoding LppX_LprAFG lipoprotein produces the protein MPLQRPTAALAALLGGLVLTGTLAACDSASSSRSEASPTQVLATAKKTLDRTSGVDLTLATDDLPSGVTGVQHAEGVATHAPAFDGKITVVLGGQSVAVPVVSVGGKVYVQLPFTSGWQDIDPGSYGAPDPAQLLSPDQGVSSLLTATTGVRKGDSVRGGTDNKEVLTTYSGHVSGAEVKHVLPGASGDFDATYTLTGDDQLRQAELTGVFYPHSDPMTYTLTFEDYGTDKDITAP, from the coding sequence ATGCCGCTGCAGCGACCGACCGCCGCGCTCGCCGCCCTGCTGGGCGGGCTCGTCCTGACCGGGACGCTCGCCGCCTGCGACAGCGCCTCCTCCTCGAGGTCGGAGGCGTCGCCCACCCAGGTCCTGGCGACGGCGAAGAAGACCCTCGACCGCACCAGCGGCGTCGACCTCACCCTCGCCACCGACGACCTGCCCTCCGGGGTCACGGGCGTCCAGCACGCCGAGGGCGTCGCCACCCACGCTCCGGCGTTCGACGGCAAGATCACCGTGGTGCTGGGCGGCCAGTCGGTCGCGGTGCCCGTGGTGTCCGTGGGCGGCAAGGTCTACGTCCAGCTCCCGTTCACCTCAGGCTGGCAGGACATCGACCCCGGCTCGTACGGCGCGCCCGACCCGGCCCAGCTGCTCAGCCCCGACCAGGGGGTCTCCTCGCTGCTCACCGCCACCACGGGCGTGCGGAAGGGCGACAGCGTGCGCGGCGGCACCGACAACAAGGAGGTGCTGACCACCTACTCCGGCCACGTCTCCGGCGCCGAGGTGAAGCACGTCCTGCCCGGGGCGTCCGGCGACTTCGACGCGACGTACACGCTCACCGGCGACGACCAGCTGCGCCAGGCGGAGCTCACCGGGGTGTTCTACCCGCACTCGGACCCGATGACCTACACCCTGACCTTCGAGGACTACGGCACGGACAAGGACATCACCGCCCCGTGA
- a CDS encoding MFS transporter yields MTTRSTGRPHLLLALAAVAVAFAAADTYVVVLALPDMMNGVGIGIDQLQRAAPIVSGFLLGYVAMLPLIGRIADLHGRIPVLVSCLVLFAAGSLLTTVAYDLPTLVGGRFLQGVGGGGLVPATLALVADLYPVQRRGVPLGVVSAVQELGSVLGPLFGALVLAVADWRAIFLVNLAVGLVLAAAIRLPVLTGREAPARASTPGRPDLLGALLLAVTLLVGAVVFVRPTQLLQDLTWGRLFIPFLPDSWGGGGRWLTPIGSVAIVAGALLVVRCLTAARPLLDLRGWWRTVREADLVGAALLALALAGVILAFATADPKVQVFSAQGGWYLLGSAVAAVAFVVHLRQSPAPLVPAGALRRIPAWGSLAVSFFVGAALIAALIDIPIFARTTVYGDSQLMAALVLVRFLVALPVGAVLGGYLTRTLPAGVVTAGGMLLAAVGFLLMSRWGLTSLHHGTANAPLLLGGLGFGLALAPVNAAVLAATDDRDHGLASALVVVARMVGMLVGISALTTIGLRRYYAEQADLPTVRAVCGGGSRCAEFTRLLKVAGTAQEHTVFAGAAVCALVAGGLALVLFRGAGTRAIDAGEMLRAAG; encoded by the coding sequence GTGACCACCCGGTCGACCGGCCGTCCGCACCTGCTGCTCGCGCTCGCGGCCGTCGCGGTCGCCTTCGCGGCGGCCGACACCTACGTCGTCGTGCTGGCGCTGCCGGACATGATGAACGGGGTCGGCATCGGGATCGACCAGCTGCAGCGGGCCGCCCCCATCGTGTCCGGGTTCCTGCTGGGCTACGTCGCGATGCTGCCGCTCATCGGCCGGATCGCCGACCTGCACGGGCGGATCCCGGTCCTGGTGTCCTGCCTGGTGCTGTTCGCGGCCGGCTCGCTGCTGACCACCGTCGCCTACGACCTGCCGACCCTGGTCGGGGGCCGGTTCCTCCAGGGCGTCGGCGGGGGCGGCCTGGTGCCGGCGACGCTGGCGCTGGTCGCGGACCTCTACCCCGTCCAGCGCCGCGGCGTCCCGCTCGGCGTGGTGTCGGCCGTCCAGGAGCTGGGCAGCGTGCTGGGCCCGCTGTTCGGTGCGCTCGTGCTCGCCGTCGCCGACTGGCGCGCGATCTTCCTGGTCAACCTGGCCGTCGGCCTGGTGCTCGCCGCCGCGATCCGCCTCCCCGTGCTCACCGGGCGGGAGGCGCCCGCCCGGGCGTCGACGCCCGGCCGTCCGGACCTCCTCGGCGCCCTGCTGCTCGCGGTCACGCTGCTGGTGGGCGCGGTGGTGTTCGTGCGACCCACCCAGCTGCTCCAGGACCTCACCTGGGGCCGGCTGTTCATCCCGTTCCTGCCCGATTCCTGGGGCGGTGGCGGCCGCTGGCTCACGCCGATCGGGTCGGTCGCGATCGTGGCGGGGGCGCTGCTGGTGGTCCGCTGCCTGACCGCGGCCCGCCCGCTGCTGGACCTGCGGGGCTGGTGGCGCACGGTGCGGGAGGCCGACCTCGTGGGCGCCGCCCTGCTCGCGCTCGCGCTCGCGGGGGTGATCCTGGCGTTCGCCACGGCGGACCCGAAGGTGCAGGTGTTCTCCGCGCAGGGCGGCTGGTACCTCCTCGGCTCGGCCGTCGCCGCGGTCGCGTTCGTGGTGCACCTGCGTCAGTCCCCGGCTCCCCTGGTGCCGGCCGGCGCGCTCCGGCGTATCCCCGCCTGGGGCTCCCTCGCGGTGAGCTTCTTCGTGGGCGCCGCGCTGATCGCGGCCCTGATCGACATCCCGATCTTCGCCCGCACCACGGTGTACGGCGACTCCCAGCTGATGGCCGCCCTGGTGCTGGTGAGGTTCCTGGTCGCGCTGCCGGTCGGGGCCGTGCTCGGCGGCTACCTCACCCGCACGCTGCCCGCGGGCGTCGTCACCGCGGGCGGCATGCTGCTCGCGGCGGTCGGCTTCCTGCTCATGAGCCGGTGGGGGCTGACCAGCCTCCACCACGGCACCGCGAACGCCCCGCTGCTGCTCGGGGGCCTCGGCTTCGGGCTGGCCCTGGCCCCGGTGAACGCGGCGGTGCTGGCCGCCACCGACGACCGCGACCACGGTCTGGCCAGCGCGCTCGTCGTCGTCGCCCGGATGGTCGGCATGCTGGTCGGCATCTCGGCCCTCACCACGATCGGGCTGCGGCGCTACTACGCCGAGCAGGCCGACCTGCCCACTGTTCGGGCGGTCTGCGGCGGCGGCAGCCGCTGCGCGGAGTTCACCCGGCTGCTCAAGGTCGCGGGCACCGCCCAGGAGCACACGGTCTTCGCCGGCGCCGCGGTCTGCGCGCTGGTCGCGGGTGGGCTGGCGCTCGTGCTGTTCCGCGGCGCGGGCACCCGGGCGATCGATGCGGGTGAGATGCTGCGGGCCGCCGGCTGA
- a CDS encoding GNAT family N-acetyltransferase, whose protein sequence is MTGTEPSTTDPAPAAPRHWESDVLLRDGRTAHIRPIEPADADLLVEFYDRVSDQSKYYRFFSPMPRLSDRDVARFTRVDHMERVAFVVLLSGQMIAVGRYDVIKRGEAEVAFLVEDRHQGRGLAQILLEHLAQAGRERGIERFVAEVLPDNSRMIQTFRDAGYRVASEYEDGVLALEFPIEPTETAIGLMAGREHRAESASIEKFFNPRSVAVIGASRRQETVGQALVRNLVLGDYTGRVYVVNPNSRAVAGLPAYPTVGDIPDDVDVAVVAVPADAVQDVVLDCAAKGVHGLIVISSGFAETGEEGRQRQRRLVGLSRSYGLRLIGPNCLGIINTDPGVSLNASLSGVMPPRGRAGFFCQSGALGSAILEKVNNRGLGLSTFVSAGNRADVSGNDLLQYWEEDDSTEVVLLYLESIGNPRKFSRIARRVSLRKPIVAVRSGRTTQGVPMGHAVRKIAAPPQAVDAMFRQAGVIQVDTLEEMFDVAQLLAHQPLPRGRRVAVVGNSDALGLLAADAAAAVGLVVNKSVALGADATAEDFEDALDDAIDDPEIDSVVAVYIPPLNVSGEDVANVLAAVGEQSDKPLVSSFLGAEGVPELLRVPDLAGSTAGRGSVPSYPAVEAAVRALARVVEYAVWLRTPDGPPVGPDEVDVRAAKRVVDQLLRRHPEGTRLDHEDLTALLAAYGVELWPTRPVSDVEEAVRAGSDLGWDVVLKATAEHLRERPDQAHVWRHIDTVEEMKDAWESLTARIADPDRAGFVVQKNSTPGVPVAIRSIEDPLFGPVVSFGISGPLSELLADKAYRIPPLGERDAAAMVREIKASPMLFGYRGSEVVDVAEVERLIRRVAQLQNDLPQVSSLELSLVLAGAEGATVLTAAARVDPVSDQRSDWFVRRMPAHPGDTIPG, encoded by the coding sequence GTGACCGGCACCGAGCCCTCGACCACGGACCCGGCCCCCGCGGCGCCTCGCCACTGGGAGTCCGACGTGCTGCTGCGCGACGGCCGGACGGCGCACATCCGCCCGATCGAGCCGGCGGACGCCGACCTCCTCGTGGAGTTCTACGACCGGGTCTCGGACCAGTCGAAGTACTACCGCTTCTTCTCCCCGATGCCCCGCCTGTCCGACCGCGACGTCGCCCGCTTCACCCGGGTGGACCACATGGAGCGGGTGGCGTTCGTCGTGCTCCTGTCGGGGCAGATGATCGCGGTGGGGCGCTACGACGTCATCAAGCGGGGCGAGGCCGAGGTGGCCTTCCTCGTCGAGGACCGGCACCAGGGTCGCGGCCTCGCGCAGATCCTGCTCGAGCACCTCGCCCAGGCCGGCCGCGAGCGGGGCATCGAGCGGTTCGTCGCCGAGGTGCTGCCCGACAACAGCCGGATGATCCAGACCTTCCGCGACGCCGGCTACCGGGTCGCCAGCGAGTACGAGGACGGCGTGCTGGCGCTGGAGTTCCCGATCGAACCGACCGAGACCGCGATCGGGCTGATGGCCGGCCGGGAGCACCGCGCCGAGTCGGCCTCGATCGAGAAGTTCTTCAACCCCCGCTCGGTGGCCGTGATCGGTGCCAGCCGCCGGCAGGAGACGGTCGGCCAGGCGCTGGTGCGCAACCTGGTCCTCGGCGACTACACCGGCCGGGTCTACGTGGTGAACCCGAACTCCCGCGCCGTCGCCGGGCTCCCGGCGTACCCGACCGTGGGCGACATCCCCGACGACGTCGACGTGGCCGTGGTCGCGGTGCCCGCCGACGCGGTCCAGGACGTGGTCCTCGACTGCGCCGCCAAGGGCGTGCACGGGCTGATCGTGATCTCCTCCGGCTTCGCCGAGACCGGCGAGGAGGGCCGGCAGCGCCAGCGCCGGCTGGTCGGGCTCTCCCGCTCCTACGGCCTGCGGCTGATCGGCCCCAACTGCCTGGGCATCATCAACACCGACCCGGGGGTCTCGCTCAACGCCTCGCTGTCGGGCGTGATGCCGCCGCGCGGCCGGGCGGGCTTCTTCTGCCAGTCCGGAGCGCTGGGCTCGGCGATCCTGGAGAAGGTCAACAACCGCGGGCTGGGGCTCTCGACGTTCGTCAGCGCCGGCAACCGTGCCGACGTCTCCGGCAACGACCTGCTGCAGTACTGGGAGGAGGACGACTCCACCGAGGTCGTGCTGCTCTACCTCGAGTCGATCGGCAATCCGCGCAAGTTCTCGCGGATCGCCCGCCGGGTCTCGCTGCGCAAGCCGATCGTCGCGGTCCGCTCCGGGCGCACCACCCAGGGCGTGCCCATGGGCCACGCCGTGCGCAAGATCGCCGCGCCGCCGCAGGCCGTCGACGCGATGTTCCGCCAGGCGGGCGTGATCCAGGTGGACACGCTGGAGGAGATGTTCGACGTCGCCCAGCTGCTGGCCCACCAGCCGCTGCCGCGCGGACGCCGGGTGGCCGTCGTCGGCAACTCCGACGCGCTCGGGCTGCTGGCCGCCGACGCCGCCGCCGCGGTGGGACTGGTCGTCAACAAGTCGGTCGCCCTGGGCGCGGACGCGACCGCCGAGGACTTCGAGGACGCCCTCGACGACGCGATCGACGACCCGGAGATCGACTCGGTGGTCGCGGTCTACATCCCGCCCCTCAACGTCTCCGGCGAGGACGTCGCCAACGTCCTCGCCGCCGTGGGCGAGCAGTCCGACAAGCCGCTGGTCTCCTCCTTCCTCGGCGCCGAGGGCGTCCCGGAGCTGCTGCGGGTGCCCGACCTGGCCGGCTCCACGGCCGGTCGCGGCTCGGTGCCGTCGTACCCCGCCGTCGAGGCCGCGGTGCGCGCGCTGGCCCGGGTCGTGGAGTACGCCGTGTGGCTGCGCACCCCCGACGGCCCGCCGGTCGGGCCCGACGAGGTCGACGTCCGGGCCGCGAAGCGGGTCGTCGACCAGCTGCTGCGCCGTCACCCCGAGGGCACCCGGCTGGACCACGAGGACCTGACCGCGCTGCTCGCGGCGTACGGCGTGGAGCTGTGGCCGACCCGGCCGGTGTCCGACGTCGAGGAGGCGGTGCGGGCCGGGAGCGACCTCGGGTGGGACGTGGTGCTGAAGGCCACCGCCGAGCACCTGCGCGAGCGCCCCGACCAGGCCCACGTCTGGCGGCACATCGACACCGTCGAGGAGATGAAGGACGCCTGGGAGTCCCTCACCGCGAGGATCGCCGACCCGGACCGGGCCGGCTTCGTGGTGCAGAAGAACTCCACGCCCGGGGTCCCGGTCGCGATCCGCAGCATCGAGGACCCCCTGTTCGGCCCGGTGGTCTCCTTCGGCATCTCCGGGCCGCTGAGCGAGCTGCTGGCCGACAAGGCCTACCGGATCCCGCCGCTGGGGGAGCGGGACGCCGCCGCGATGGTCCGCGAGATCAAGGCCTCGCCGATGCTGTTCGGCTACCGCGGCAGCGAGGTGGTCGACGTCGCCGAGGTCGAGCGGCTGATCCGCCGGGTCGCCCAGCTGCAGAACGACCTGCCCCAGGTCAGCTCCCTGGAGCTGTCCCTGGTGCTGGCCGGCGCCGAGGGCGCCACCGTGCTCACCGCGGCCGCGCGGGTCGACCCGGTCTCCGACCAGCGCTCGGACTGGTTCGTGCGCCGGATGCCGGCGCACCCCGGGGACACCATCCCCGGCTGA